The Hymenobacter sp. GOD-10R genome includes a window with the following:
- a CDS encoding FG-GAP-like repeat-containing protein, giving the protein MTLFSTIAARLSLPQVEISLLHKLGTGALLLLAGGAHAQALTITSLSPARNARSAARTTNVAASFSQALTTGSSTQQTLKVFSQQADGKKTGTASISGNTLTFDPTTDFNPGETVLATLMANAQSTSGTTATPHVFQFTTATTPAPGTFNGGSEVRLPTLNHSRLAVGDVDGDGDLDFVTTNTSNSSVSVRLNNGAASFSGTQDVAVGSSPLAIVLGDVDGDGDLDLLTTSLSANTVSVRLNNGAGTFGGGQEIGIGTVPQALTLGDLDGDGDLDLAVAATGDNVVSIRLNNGTGTFSGSTEVAVGNQPSSLALADLDTDGDLDLLALNYDDNSTVSVRLNTGTGSFNGTQEVAVGPTARDLAVGDVDGDGDLDLLAINSTPNSTVSVRLNNGAGTFGGTQSVAVGSNAETVVLGDVDGDGDLDLLATHQAFADATGFQGSNGVSVRLNNGSGAFSGTQDVPLIQPIGYFNSPLDLVLGDVDGDGDLDLLTSNSNNAVSVRLNQNPLPAFVSTTLLPVRNTLAAARTTPVQLKLNRALSTDLPTQSALKVFSAQSGGQKAGATVVNGNTLTFTPSVAFKPGETVVASLTGLALDPAGNAIKPEVFQFTTAVARSSGQFSSTPDVAVGAAPAGITLGDVNGDGRLDLLSANNVSNTISVRLNTGPGTFTSSQEVAVGPGNLPEQVALGDLDSDGDLDMVIATAGSPNINGTVSVRFNNGQGVFSGTAAYFVSYAPRRIVLGDIDGDGDLDFATANGTVGTVNVKLNDGKGVFIDSQRLSFNSSTADLAFGDIDSDGDLDMLVTTPIAQAVSILRNDGFGMFSASGTVAVQNPGSVVLGDVNGDGALDLLTGTTTAVRVHLNNGSGMFTSSQDVNAGGAFYSIAAGDVDGDGDLDLVASNYDSNVISLRLNNGTGTFTGTTTIAVGSSPYGVALGDLDGDGTLDLATANRNSNSASVRLNSQVLATVPAQLAEQVALYPNPAREAVQLRLPAELTRHSVQVRVLNTLGQVVLERNLAGQATQEVLLPQLVTGVYNVQLGTNQGVVNKRLLIK; this is encoded by the coding sequence ATGACGCTATTCTCTACTATTGCTGCTCGCTTGTCACTCCCACAAGTGGAAATTAGCCTTCTGCATAAGCTAGGCACAGGTGCTTTGCTATTGCTAGCTGGTGGTGCTCATGCTCAAGCGCTTACTATAACCAGCCTTTCGCCGGCGCGCAACGCACGTTCGGCGGCGCGCACCACGAATGTAGCGGCTAGCTTCAGCCAAGCGCTTACTACGGGCAGTTCTACTCAGCAAACCTTGAAAGTCTTCAGCCAGCAGGCTGATGGCAAGAAAACGGGCACGGCTAGCATCAGCGGCAACACACTCACCTTCGATCCTACTACCGATTTCAACCCGGGTGAAACGGTGCTGGCGACCCTCATGGCCAATGCCCAAAGCACTAGCGGCACGACAGCGACGCCCCACGTTTTTCAGTTCACCACCGCCACGACGCCAGCACCAGGCACCTTCAACGGCGGCTCGGAAGTGCGGCTGCCTACTCTCAACCATTCGCGGCTAGCCGTGGGCGACGTCGATGGCGACGGCGACCTCGACTTTGTGACCACGAACACCAGCAACAGCAGCGTGAGCGTGCGCCTGAACAACGGCGCGGCCTCCTTCAGCGGTACCCAAGATGTGGCCGTGGGCAGTTCACCCCTAGCTATTGTTTTGGGCGACGTAGACGGCGACGGCGACCTGGACCTGCTCACCACCAGCCTCTCGGCTAATACCGTGAGCGTGCGTCTTAATAACGGCGCGGGTACGTTCGGTGGAGGCCAGGAGATAGGCATCGGGACCGTACCGCAAGCGCTGACGCTAGGTGACCTCGACGGCGACGGCGACCTTGACCTAGCTGTTGCGGCCACGGGGGACAATGTCGTTTCTATCCGGCTGAACAATGGCACGGGCACCTTCAGCGGTAGCACCGAGGTTGCGGTTGGCAATCAGCCTTCTAGCCTAGCGCTGGCCGACCTGGACACCGATGGTGACCTCGACTTACTTGCCCTCAACTACGACGACAACTCCACCGTGAGTGTGCGGTTGAATACAGGCACCGGTTCCTTCAACGGCACGCAGGAGGTCGCCGTGGGCCCAACCGCACGGGACTTAGCCGTGGGCGACGTGGATGGCGACGGCGACCTAGATCTGCTCGCCATCAACAGTACACCCAACAGTACCGTGAGTGTGCGCTTGAACAACGGCGCTGGCACGTTTGGCGGCACGCAGTCGGTGGCCGTCGGGTCTAATGCGGAAACTGTTGTGCTCGGCGACGTGGACGGCGACGGCGACCTAGATCTGCTGGCTACGCATCAAGCATTCGCCGATGCGACGGGTTTCCAGGGCAGCAACGGCGTGAGCGTACGGTTGAACAATGGCAGCGGCGCCTTCAGCGGCACCCAAGATGTCCCCCTGATTCAACCCATTGGCTACTTCAACAGCCCCTTAGACCTAGTGCTCGGCGATGTAGACGGCGACGGCGACCTCGACTTGCTCACCTCCAACAGCAACAATGCCGTGAGTGTGCGCCTCAACCAGAACCCCTTACCAGCTTTTGTGAGCACCACGCTACTGCCTGTACGCAATACCTTGGCAGCAGCCCGCACCACCCCAGTACAGCTCAAGCTTAACCGCGCTTTGAGTACTGATTTGCCTACGCAAAGTGCGCTGAAGGTCTTCAGTGCGCAGTCGGGTGGGCAGAAAGCCGGTGCAACCGTTGTGAACGGCAACACGCTCACCTTCACCCCTTCGGTGGCCTTCAAGCCCGGCGAGACGGTTGTTGCGAGCCTCACAGGACTGGCGCTCGACCCAGCAGGCAACGCCATTAAGCCAGAAGTCTTTCAATTTACCACAGCCGTAGCGCGCAGCAGTGGGCAGTTCAGCAGCACCCCTGATGTTGCTGTGGGTGCGGCGCCGGCCGGCATCACGCTCGGCGACGTAAACGGCGACGGCCGCCTCGATTTGCTCAGCGCCAACAACGTCAGTAACACCATTAGTGTGCGCCTCAATACGGGTCCGGGCACGTTCACGAGCAGCCAGGAAGTAGCTGTTGGTCCCGGTAACTTACCGGAGCAAGTGGCCCTGGGCGACCTCGACAGCGACGGCGACCTCGACATGGTAATTGCCACGGCCGGCTCGCCCAATATCAATGGCACCGTGAGCGTACGATTTAACAATGGACAAGGCGTTTTCAGTGGCACGGCGGCCTACTTTGTAAGCTATGCGCCGCGCCGGATTGTGCTCGGCGATATTGATGGCGACGGTGACCTAGATTTTGCCACCGCCAACGGCACCGTGGGCACGGTAAACGTGAAGCTCAACGACGGCAAAGGCGTTTTCATCGACTCGCAGCGCCTGAGCTTCAACTCGTCTACGGCTGACCTAGCCTTCGGCGACATCGACAGCGACGGCGACCTAGATATGCTCGTCACGACGCCCATTGCACAGGCAGTAAGCATCTTACGCAATGATGGCTTTGGTATGTTTAGCGCCAGTGGCACGGTTGCAGTTCAGAACCCCGGCAGTGTCGTACTAGGTGACGTGAACGGTGATGGTGCGCTAGATTTGCTCACGGGTACGACCACCGCCGTGCGCGTGCACCTAAACAATGGCAGCGGCATGTTCACCAGCAGCCAGGATGTTAATGCGGGCGGGGCCTTCTACTCCATTGCCGCAGGCGACGTGGACGGCGATGGTGACCTCGACTTGGTGGCCTCCAATTACGACTCCAATGTCATCAGCCTTCGCCTCAACAACGGAACTGGCACCTTCACGGGTACCACAACCATCGCAGTTGGAAGCTCGCCCTATGGCGTCGCCCTCGGCGACTTAGATGGCGATGGTACCCTCGACCTAGCTACGGCCAACCGCAACAGTAACTCGGCGAGCGTGCGCCTCAATAGCCAAGTGCTAGCAACGGTGCCTGCCCAATTGGCCGAGCAAGTTGCCCTTTATCCAAATCCAGCCCGCGAGGCAGTGCAGCTGCGTTTACCCGCCGAACTGACCCGCCACAGCGTACAGGTGCGTGTGCTCAACACCCTAGGTCAAGTGGTATTAGAGCGGAACCTAGCTGGGCAAGCCACGCAAGAGGTGCTATTGCCTCAGCTAGTCACTGGCGTCTACAATGTGCAGCTTGGCACCAACCAAGGGGTCGTAAATAAGCGTCTGCTAATCAAGTAA